One window of the Lytechinus pictus isolate F3 Inbred chromosome 5, Lp3.0, whole genome shotgun sequence genome contains the following:
- the LOC135154254 gene encoding uncharacterized protein DDB_G0271670-like, with protein SSSSTSSSSSSSSSSSSSSSNSSSSSSSSSSTSSSSSSSSSSSSSSNSSSISSSSSSSSSSSSSSNSSSSSSSSSSSSSSSTSSSSSSSSSSTSSSSSSSSSSSSSSSSNSSSISSSSSSSSSSSSSSTSSSSSSSSSTSSSSSSSSSSSSSSNSSSISSSSSSSSSSSSSSSNSSSSSSSSSSSSSSSSTSSSSSSSSTSSSSSSSSSSSSSSNSSSISSSSSSSSSSSSSSTSSSSSSSSSTSSSSSSSSSSSSSSNSSSISSSSSSSSSSSSSNSSNSSSSSSSSSSSSSSSNSSSSSSSSSSSSSSSSSSSSSSNSSNSGSSSSSSSSSSSSNSSSSSSSSSSSSSSSS; from the exons agtagtagtagtactagtagtagtagtagtagtagtagtagtagtagtagtagtagtagtaa tagtagtagtagtagtagtagtagtagtagtactagtagtagtagtagtagtagtagtagtagtagtagtagtagtaatagtagtagtattagtagtagtagtagtagtagtagtagtagtagtagtagtagtaatagtagtagtagtagtagtagtagtagtagtagtagtagtagtagtactagtagtagtagtagtagtagtagtagtagtactagtagtagtagtagtagtagtagtagtagtagtagtagtagtagtagtaatagtagtagtattagtagtagtagtagtagtagtagtagtagtagtagtagtagtactagtagtagtagtagtagtagtagtagtactagtagtagtagtagtagtagtagtagtagtagtagtagtagtaatagtagtagtattagtagtagtagtagtagtagtagtagtagtagtagtagtagtagtaatagtagtagtagtagtagtagtagtagtagtagtagtagtagtagtagtactagtagtagtagtagtagtagtagtactagtagtagtagtagtagtagtagtagtagtagtagtagtagtaatagtagtagtattagtagtagtagtagtagtagtagtagtagtagtagtagtagtactagtagtagtagtagtagtagtagtagtactagtagtagtagtagtagtagtagtagtagtagtagtagtagtaatagtagtagtattagtagtagtagtagtagtagtagtagtagtagtagtagtaatagtagtaatagtagtagtagtagtagtagtagtagtagtagtagtagtagtagtaatagtagtagtagtagtagtagtagtagtagtagtagtagtagtagtagtagtagtagtagtagtagtaatagtagtaatagtggtagtagtagtagtagtagtagtagtagtagtagtagtaatagtagtagtagtagtagtagtagtagtagtagtagtagtagtagtagt